Proteins encoded within one genomic window of Sphaerotilus montanus:
- the tkt gene encoding transketolase — MTTDPTATNDTSPLDRRCIDTLRTLAIDAVEQAQSGHPGTPMGAAPIAYTLWQRFLRFDPQDTTWPDRDRFVLSGGHASALLYGLLHLCGVRDAAGAEAVSMDDLQRFRQLGSHCTGHPEHGVTAGVETTTGPLGQGIATSVGQAIAQAWLAATYNRPDHRLFDHRVYALCGDGDLMEGLSAEAASLAGHLQLAHLCWLYDCNRISIEGSTTIAFTEDVGARFAAQGWQVLRVADANDLGALTRALHTFVETTDRPTLIIVQSTIGYGAPHKADTKEAHGEPLGAEEVRLTKRFYGVDPDASFVVPEGVRAHFAAKFGQRGAQAYGAWTERFAAYRARYPTLALQLDQMQHRTLPPGWDAHWPTFAADARGLATREASGQVLNAIAARVPWLIGGAADLGPSTKTRLGDHAGDFEPPGGGGGAGDYQGRNLHFGVREHAMCAISNGLALSGLRPFAASFLVFSDYGRGAIRLSAMMGLPVLYLWTHDSIAMGEDGPTHQPVEQLAALRALPGMVVLRPADANEVAEAWRVAMQCTDRPVSLVLSRQALPTLDRTRYGSARGVARGAYVLADPSDGRAPEVLLIGTGSEVALCLAAFEQLGAEGIAARVVSMPSWDLFEAQSADYRDRVLPPELLARVAVEAASPLGWERHVGADGVVIGMTGFGHSAPGAVVQAACGFDVAHVVAAAHEQLLWHPGLTARTA, encoded by the coding sequence ATGACCACTGACCCGACCGCCACGAACGACACCTCGCCGCTCGACCGGCGCTGCATCGACACCCTGCGCACGCTGGCGATCGATGCGGTCGAGCAGGCGCAGTCCGGCCACCCCGGCACGCCCATGGGGGCCGCGCCGATCGCCTACACGCTGTGGCAGCGCTTCCTGCGCTTCGATCCGCAAGACACCACCTGGCCGGACCGGGACCGCTTCGTGCTGTCTGGCGGCCACGCGTCGGCCTTGCTCTACGGGCTGCTGCACCTCTGCGGCGTGCGGGACGCGGCTGGCGCCGAGGCGGTGTCGATGGACGACCTGCAGCGGTTTCGTCAGCTCGGCAGCCACTGCACCGGCCACCCGGAGCATGGCGTGACCGCGGGCGTGGAGACCACCACCGGCCCGCTCGGCCAGGGCATCGCCACCAGCGTCGGCCAGGCCATCGCCCAGGCCTGGCTGGCCGCCACCTACAACCGCCCCGACCACCGCCTGTTCGACCACCGCGTCTACGCCCTGTGCGGCGACGGCGACCTGATGGAGGGCCTGAGCGCCGAGGCCGCCTCGCTGGCCGGCCACCTGCAGCTCGCCCACCTCTGCTGGCTCTACGACTGCAACCGCATCAGCATCGAAGGCTCGACCACGATCGCCTTCACCGAGGACGTCGGCGCGCGCTTCGCTGCGCAGGGCTGGCAGGTGCTGCGTGTCGCCGACGCCAATGACCTCGGCGCGCTGACCCGCGCGCTGCACACCTTCGTGGAGACCACCGACCGGCCCACGCTCATCATCGTGCAGAGCACCATCGGCTATGGCGCCCCGCACAAGGCGGACACGAAGGAAGCCCATGGCGAGCCGCTCGGCGCCGAAGAGGTGCGGCTGACCAAGCGCTTCTACGGCGTCGATCCGGACGCGAGCTTCGTGGTGCCCGAGGGCGTGCGGGCGCATTTCGCGGCGAAATTCGGCCAGCGTGGCGCACAGGCCTACGGAGCGTGGACCGAGCGCTTCGCCGCCTACCGGGCGCGTTACCCGACATTGGCCCTGCAGCTCGACCAGATGCAGCACCGCACCTTGCCACCTGGCTGGGACGCCCACTGGCCGACCTTCGCCGCCGATGCCCGCGGGCTGGCCACGCGCGAGGCGTCCGGCCAGGTGCTCAACGCGATCGCGGCCCGCGTGCCCTGGCTGATCGGCGGCGCCGCGGACCTCGGACCTTCCACGAAGACGCGCCTCGGCGACCACGCCGGTGACTTCGAGCCACCCGGTGGTGGCGGTGGCGCAGGCGACTACCAGGGTCGCAACCTGCACTTCGGCGTGCGCGAACACGCGATGTGCGCCATCTCCAACGGGCTGGCGCTGTCCGGCCTGCGCCCGTTCGCGGCCAGCTTCCTGGTCTTCTCCGACTACGGGCGCGGGGCGATCCGGCTCAGCGCGATGATGGGCCTGCCGGTGCTCTATCTGTGGACCCACGACTCGATCGCCATGGGCGAGGACGGCCCGACCCACCAGCCCGTCGAACAGCTCGCTGCACTGCGCGCGCTGCCGGGCATGGTGGTGCTGCGTCCGGCCGACGCCAACGAGGTGGCCGAGGCCTGGCGGGTGGCGATGCAGTGCACCGACCGGCCGGTGAGCCTCGTGCTGTCGCGCCAGGCGCTGCCGACGCTGGACCGCACCCGCTACGGCAGCGCGCGCGGCGTGGCCCGCGGCGCTTACGTGCTGGCCGATCCGTCCGATGGCCGCGCGCCCGAGGTGCTGCTGATCGGCACAGGCAGCGAGGTGGCGCTCTGCCTGGCCGCCTTCGAGCAGCTCGGTGCCGAGGGCATCGCGGCACGCGTCGTCAGCATGCCCTCGTGGGATCTCTTCGAGGCCCAGAGCGCCGACTACCGCGACCGGGTGCTGCCGCCCGAACTGCTGGCGCGGGTGGCAGTCGAGGCCGCCTCGCCGCTGGGCTGGGAGCGCCATGTCGGCGCGGACGGCGTGGTGATCGGCATGACCGGCTTCGGGCACTCGGCGCCAGGGGCGGTGGTGCAGGCGGCCTGCGGCTTCGATGTCGCGCACGTGGTCGCCGCGGCGCACGAGCAGCTGCTGTGGCACCCGGGACTGACCGCCCGCACGGCATAG
- a CDS encoding phosphoketolase family protein, giving the protein MSESLSPDLLRRMHAAWRAANYLSVGQIYLQENPLLDVPLTLAHVKPRLLGHWGTTPGLNLLYVHLNRLIAAHDLNLMLVVGPGHGGPGIVASTYLEGSYTEHYPAIERNRSGLRRLFRQFSWPGGIPSHVAPETPGSIHEGGELGYSLAHAYGAAFDNPDLVVACVIGDGEAETGPLAASWQSNQFLNPAHDGAVLPILHLNGYKIANPSLLARIGRPELFELLHGHGYEPHFVEGDDPALVHQCLAGTLDKALDHIRCIQRDARTPDQPAHPARPRWPMIVLRTPKGWTGPKVVDGLPVEGTWRAHQVPIANVRAPGHLQLLDDWLQSYDPRTLFDADGRLHEELAALAPTGPRRMGSNPHTNGGQLLQALSLPPFRDHAVAVPTPGGVQAEATRVLGTWLRDVVARNLDQRNFRLFGPDETASNRLDAVFEATGKAWMAEVLPTDTHLSADGRVMEVLSEHLCEGWLEGYLLTGRHGLFSCYEAFLPIVGSMVSQHAKWLQVSRQIPWRAPLASLNLLLTSHVWRQDHNGLSHQDPGFIDQLANKRADVVRIYLPPDANCLLCVVDHCLRSRHTINAIVAGKQPEWQWLDMDAAVRHCSAGAGVWDWAGQGDDSDTGDEEPDVVMACAGDVPTLETLAAVLLLRQEVPDLRIRVVNVVDLMVLQAPSQHPHGLPDRDFDDLFTTDRPVVFAFHGYPAMVHKLTYRRRNHGNFHVRGFQESGSTTTPFDMVVRNHLDRYQLALDVVRHVPRLAGQLAQATARYGARVERHQQHIAEHGEDLPEIRDWHWERRT; this is encoded by the coding sequence ATGTCCGAGTCCCTGTCGCCTGACTTGCTGCGCCGGATGCACGCCGCCTGGCGGGCCGCCAACTACCTGTCGGTCGGCCAGATCTACCTGCAGGAGAACCCGCTGCTCGACGTGCCGCTCACGCTGGCACATGTCAAGCCGCGGCTGCTCGGCCACTGGGGCACGACGCCGGGGCTGAACCTGCTCTACGTGCACCTGAACCGGCTCATCGCCGCCCACGACCTGAACCTGATGCTCGTCGTCGGCCCCGGGCACGGCGGGCCGGGCATCGTGGCGAGCACCTACCTCGAAGGCTCGTACACCGAGCACTACCCCGCGATCGAGCGCAACCGCAGCGGGCTGCGCCGGCTGTTCCGCCAGTTCTCGTGGCCGGGCGGCATCCCGAGCCACGTCGCGCCGGAAACGCCCGGCTCGATCCACGAAGGCGGCGAGCTGGGCTACTCGCTGGCGCACGCCTACGGGGCGGCGTTCGACAACCCGGACCTGGTCGTCGCCTGCGTCATCGGCGATGGCGAGGCCGAGACCGGCCCGCTCGCGGCGAGCTGGCAGTCGAACCAGTTCCTGAATCCGGCGCACGACGGTGCCGTGCTGCCGATCCTGCACCTCAACGGCTACAAGATCGCCAACCCGTCGCTGCTGGCGCGCATCGGACGTCCCGAGCTGTTCGAGCTGCTGCACGGCCACGGCTACGAACCGCATTTCGTCGAAGGCGATGACCCGGCGCTGGTCCACCAGTGCCTGGCCGGCACGCTCGACAAGGCGCTGGACCACATCCGCTGCATCCAGCGCGACGCCCGCACGCCGGACCAGCCCGCCCATCCGGCGCGGCCGCGCTGGCCGATGATCGTCCTGCGCACCCCCAAGGGCTGGACCGGGCCGAAGGTGGTCGATGGCCTGCCGGTCGAAGGCACCTGGCGCGCCCACCAGGTGCCGATCGCCAACGTCCGGGCGCCCGGCCACCTGCAGCTCCTCGACGACTGGCTGCAGAGCTACGACCCCCGCACGCTGTTCGACGCGGACGGTCGCCTGCACGAGGAACTGGCGGCCCTGGCGCCCACCGGCCCGCGCCGCATGGGCAGCAACCCGCACACCAACGGCGGCCAGCTGCTGCAGGCGCTGTCGCTGCCGCCGTTCCGCGACCACGCGGTGGCGGTGCCGACACCGGGCGGCGTGCAGGCCGAGGCCACGCGGGTGCTGGGCACCTGGCTGCGCGATGTGGTGGCGCGCAACCTCGACCAGCGCAACTTCCGCCTCTTCGGGCCGGACGAGACGGCCTCGAACCGGCTCGACGCCGTCTTCGAGGCCACCGGCAAGGCGTGGATGGCCGAGGTCCTGCCGACCGACACCCACCTCAGCGCCGACGGCCGCGTGATGGAGGTGCTGAGCGAGCACCTCTGCGAAGGCTGGCTGGAGGGCTACCTGCTCACCGGGCGCCACGGGCTGTTCTCGTGCTACGAAGCCTTCCTGCCGATCGTCGGCTCGATGGTCAGCCAGCACGCCAAGTGGCTCCAGGTCAGCCGCCAGATCCCGTGGCGCGCGCCGCTGGCCTCGCTCAACCTGCTGCTCACCTCGCACGTCTGGCGCCAGGACCACAACGGCCTGTCGCACCAGGACCCCGGCTTCATCGACCAGCTGGCCAACAAGCGGGCCGACGTGGTGCGCATCTACCTGCCGCCGGACGCGAACTGCCTGCTCTGCGTGGTCGACCACTGCCTGCGCAGCCGCCACACCATCAACGCCATCGTCGCTGGCAAGCAGCCCGAGTGGCAGTGGCTGGACATGGACGCCGCCGTGCGCCACTGCAGCGCCGGCGCGGGGGTCTGGGACTGGGCGGGGCAGGGCGACGACAGCGACACCGGCGACGAGGAACCCGATGTGGTGATGGCCTGCGCCGGCGACGTGCCGACGCTCGAAACGCTGGCCGCCGTGCTGCTGCTGCGCCAGGAGGTGCCGGACCTGCGCATCCGCGTCGTCAACGTCGTGGACCTGATGGTGCTGCAAGCCCCGTCGCAGCACCCGCACGGACTGCCCGACCGCGACTTCGACGACCTGTTCACCACCGACCGGCCCGTGGTCTTCGCCTTCCACGGCTACCCGGCGATGGTCCACAAGCTCACCTACCGGCGCCGCAACCACGGCAATTTCCACGTCCGGGGCTTCCAGGAGTCCGGCTCGACCACGACGCCCTTCGACATGGTGGTGCGCAACCACCTCGACCGCTACCAGCTCGCGCTGGATGTGGTCCGCCACGTGCCGCGCCTGGCCGGGCAGCTCGCGCAGGCCACGGCGCGCTACGGGGCCCGGGTGGAGCGCCACCAGCAGCACATCGCCGAGCACGGCGAGGATCTGCCGGAAATCCGGGACTGGCACTGGGAACGCCGGACATAG
- a CDS encoding alpha-2-macroglobulin family protein codes for MLAGWTLAGAAQAARVVTATPSGEVSEAVQIRLRFDTAVVPFGSPALPDPATLRCEGLGATAAPAGSRRWTSDREWAYDLNDALPPGVACQLTIAPTWKPLNGTLHGPREFRFSSGGPAVLSVEPYEGAQVEEDQHWLLRLNGQVVADTVRRNAWCEVQGVGERVPVVWVDGAPRAALLKSQQIKDRDAERVAVLTCQRPLPPAAGVKLVWGPGIAAANNPKVVTRAPRRFEWEVRERFTAEFTCERERAEAPCIPLRPMQVRFSAPVAREVAAQIRLARADGQGSGIAPKLARDATEATVEAIDFPSPLDERMRYQLTLPKDFRDASGRALANASAFPLQTATGGMPPLAKFAAAPFGVVELGTAAEPGMLPITVRHVHEGSGPPPKARLNIKTLDAGVSDKDLLQWFAKVQRHHESSFTAREAGLPQKDWKVTETVTGDDGKPRKVTRDRIVGTRELSLLAKETEVQRSDLPGPGADTAKTPGATEVLGLPLTRSGYHVVEISSRVLGRQLLDREAPMYVRAGVLVTPMGVHFKRGRTSSLVWVTTLDRAQPVANADVAVNDCRGDVLWSGRTDAQGVARIPRGFEVTYDQCLTDNGLFVTARSPARADGGRDLSFVFSGWSQGIESWRFNHPTASGPLDDRNAVRAHTVFDRTLLRVGETVSMKHWLRHETERGLAAFKADQQPDEVDITHVATGEVVTLPFARAMRWATPKAAKQGFYDVTLKRKGGAQWSSGQFRVEAFKVPLVDARLSAPAGPQIAPRELSLGVQLTHLSGGGLSTAASLNALLRPAYIHFPDYGDYSFSPPDTRNAETGESVSSVREQVLADRQPVKTDAQGAATAKVALPASVQALKVPAELVTEVSFDDPNGERQTVGRTTTLWPSSLVVGVRARSWLAQKGRVPVQMVVLDTQGKPQAGQAVALRGEQRTSLTTRQKVVGGFYAYDSKEQVKDLGKLCSGKTDARGLLVCDLDVTSAGEIHLIAQATDSAGKRTESTASVWVSLGGELWFDQDNDDRIDLLPEQRDLKPGETARLQVRMPFREATVLVTVEREGVLEAKVVTLRGSDPVIEVPIPKASAAGAGSWAPNVYVSALVLRGRIRHVPWYSFFDWGWRAPTLWWNAWRHEAPEYQAPTAMVDLAKPAFKLGVAALRVGLDEHRLEVKVTPAQPQYGVRQTAKATVQVLRGGQPLAGGEVAFAAVDEGLLALMPNTSWELLEAMFQPRAWGVETSTAQNEIIGRRHYGRKAIAPGGSGGRNPTRELFDTLLLWQPAVKLDAQGRATIDVPLNDSLTSFRLVAIADSGVDQFGTGSASIRVSQDLQMLAGLPTLVRGGDQFEALYTLRNTTARAMKVQATLTGQPEQQVSIAAGAATEVRWKVTVPQDVTTLTWEGGAEEVGVAAGDQPARDRIKVVQLVQPAVPVRAQQATIRQLDGTVSWPVALPADALPGLGGVQVTLKPTLAGALPGIRRFFELYPYRCLEQQTSRAIGLHDTAAWTRLVGELPTYLDRDGLAHYFPPSSDSAGGGSDALTAYVLAASQAAGWKIPDAPREAMLAGLTAFVEGRLERRLPSPRADALERDVRKLAAIEALSRHGRASARLLGSLEITPQQWPTGALIDWLAILRRVDGIPQQAQRVDEARNLLRARLVAGGTTMKFADEAGDAWWWLMTGADANAARLLLTAVDDGAGWREDLPRLVTGLMARLDAQRSGAFSTTTANAWTTLALDRFSAVHESMPVTGRSRAALGTTTRELDWAKQADGGAMRLPWAAPSSTPATLTVTQQGTGKPWVALQSLAAVPLKAPFSAGYRIERSVTGVEQKTAGRWTRGDVLRVQLKVTAMADLGWVVISDPVPPGGALLGNGLGRDAQIATRGEQSSGAAWRVYEERLPEAWRAYYAWLPRGTHTVEYTMRLNTAGRYLLPPSRVEAMYAPENFGEAPVGVMDVSF; via the coding sequence ATGCTGGCAGGCTGGACGCTGGCCGGTGCAGCACAGGCGGCCCGGGTGGTCACGGCGACGCCCAGCGGCGAGGTGTCCGAGGCGGTGCAGATCCGCCTGCGCTTCGACACGGCGGTCGTGCCGTTCGGTTCGCCCGCCTTGCCCGATCCGGCCACGCTGCGCTGCGAAGGCCTGGGTGCCACGGCGGCACCCGCCGGCAGCCGCCGCTGGACCAGCGACCGCGAGTGGGCCTACGACCTGAACGACGCGCTGCCCCCCGGCGTCGCGTGCCAGCTGACGATCGCGCCGACCTGGAAGCCGCTGAACGGCACGCTCCACGGGCCGCGCGAGTTCCGCTTCTCGTCGGGCGGGCCGGCGGTGCTGTCGGTCGAGCCGTACGAAGGCGCGCAGGTCGAGGAGGACCAGCACTGGCTGCTGCGCCTGAACGGCCAGGTCGTCGCCGACACGGTGCGCCGCAACGCCTGGTGCGAAGTGCAGGGCGTCGGCGAGCGGGTGCCCGTGGTCTGGGTCGACGGGGCACCGCGCGCCGCGCTGCTGAAGAGCCAGCAGATCAAGGACCGGGACGCCGAGCGCGTGGCCGTGCTGACCTGTCAGCGCCCGCTGCCGCCCGCTGCGGGGGTGAAGCTGGTGTGGGGGCCGGGCATCGCCGCGGCCAACAACCCGAAGGTCGTCACCCGCGCGCCGCGCCGCTTCGAGTGGGAGGTGCGCGAGCGCTTCACCGCCGAGTTCACCTGCGAGCGCGAGCGGGCCGAGGCGCCGTGCATCCCGCTGCGGCCGATGCAGGTGCGTTTCTCTGCGCCGGTCGCGCGCGAGGTGGCGGCGCAGATCCGCCTGGCGCGCGCGGACGGGCAGGGCAGCGGGATCGCGCCGAAGCTCGCCCGCGACGCGACCGAGGCGACGGTCGAGGCCATCGATTTCCCCTCGCCGCTGGACGAGCGCATGCGCTACCAGCTCACGCTGCCCAAGGACTTCCGCGACGCCTCCGGCCGCGCGCTGGCGAACGCGTCGGCCTTTCCGCTGCAGACGGCGACCGGCGGGATGCCGCCGCTGGCCAAGTTCGCCGCGGCGCCGTTCGGCGTGGTCGAACTGGGCACCGCCGCCGAGCCGGGGATGCTGCCGATCACGGTGCGCCATGTCCACGAAGGCAGCGGCCCGCCACCGAAGGCGCGGCTGAACATCAAGACGCTCGACGCGGGCGTGTCCGACAAGGACTTGCTGCAGTGGTTCGCCAAGGTGCAGCGCCACCACGAGAGCAGCTTCACCGCCCGGGAAGCCGGTCTGCCCCAGAAGGACTGGAAGGTCACCGAGACCGTGACCGGCGACGACGGCAAGCCGCGCAAGGTGACGCGGGACCGCATCGTCGGCACCCGCGAGCTGTCGCTGCTGGCCAAGGAAACCGAGGTGCAGCGCAGCGACCTGCCCGGCCCCGGTGCGGACACCGCCAAGACGCCCGGCGCGACCGAGGTGCTCGGCCTGCCGCTGACGCGCTCGGGCTACCACGTCGTCGAGATCTCTTCGCGCGTGCTCGGCCGGCAGTTGCTGGACCGGGAGGCGCCGATGTACGTCCGCGCCGGTGTGCTGGTGACGCCGATGGGGGTGCATTTCAAGCGCGGGCGCACGTCCAGCCTCGTCTGGGTGACGACGCTCGACCGCGCGCAGCCGGTGGCGAACGCGGACGTGGCGGTGAATGACTGCCGCGGCGACGTGCTCTGGTCCGGTCGCACCGATGCGCAGGGGGTGGCGCGGATTCCGCGTGGGTTCGAGGTGACCTACGACCAGTGCCTCACCGACAACGGCCTGTTCGTGACGGCCCGCAGCCCGGCGCGAGCGGACGGCGGGCGCGACCTGTCGTTCGTGTTCAGCGGCTGGAGCCAGGGCATCGAGTCCTGGCGCTTCAACCACCCGACCGCCAGCGGCCCGCTCGACGACCGCAACGCGGTGCGCGCCCACACGGTGTTCGACCGCACGCTGCTGCGCGTCGGCGAGACGGTGTCGATGAAACACTGGCTGCGCCACGAGACCGAGCGCGGCCTGGCGGCGTTCAAGGCCGATCAGCAGCCCGACGAGGTGGACATCACCCACGTGGCCACGGGCGAGGTGGTGACGCTTCCCTTTGCGCGGGCGATGCGCTGGGCGACTCCGAAAGCGGCCAAGCAGGGCTTCTACGACGTGACGCTCAAGCGCAAGGGCGGGGCGCAGTGGTCCTCCGGGCAGTTCCGTGTCGAGGCGTTCAAGGTGCCGCTGGTCGATGCGCGGCTGTCGGCACCGGCTGGCCCGCAGATCGCGCCGCGCGAGCTGAGCCTCGGCGTGCAGCTCACGCACCTGTCGGGCGGCGGGCTGTCGACGGCGGCGTCGCTGAACGCGCTGCTGCGGCCGGCGTACATCCACTTCCCCGACTACGGCGACTACAGCTTCTCGCCGCCGGACACCCGCAACGCCGAGACCGGCGAGTCGGTCAGCAGCGTGCGCGAACAGGTGCTCGCCGACCGCCAACCCGTGAAGACCGACGCGCAGGGCGCCGCCACCGCCAAGGTCGCGCTGCCCGCGAGCGTGCAAGCGCTCAAGGTGCCGGCCGAACTCGTCACCGAGGTAAGCTTCGACGACCCGAACGGCGAGCGCCAGACCGTGGGCCGCACGACGACGCTGTGGCCATCGAGCCTGGTGGTCGGCGTCCGCGCGCGCAGTTGGCTGGCGCAGAAGGGGCGCGTGCCGGTGCAGATGGTCGTGCTCGACACGCAGGGCAAGCCGCAGGCCGGGCAGGCGGTCGCGCTGCGCGGCGAGCAGCGCACGTCGCTGACGACGCGCCAGAAGGTGGTCGGTGGTTTCTACGCCTACGACTCTAAAGAGCAGGTGAAGGATCTTGGCAAGCTCTGCAGCGGCAAGACCGACGCGCGCGGGCTGCTGGTGTGCGACCTCGACGTGACGAGCGCGGGCGAGATCCACCTGATCGCGCAGGCGACCGACAGCGCCGGCAAGCGGACGGAGTCGACCGCCTCGGTCTGGGTCAGCCTGGGCGGTGAACTCTGGTTCGACCAGGACAACGACGACCGCATCGACCTGCTCCCCGAACAGCGCGACCTGAAGCCGGGCGAGACGGCGCGGCTGCAGGTGCGCATGCCGTTCCGCGAGGCGACGGTGCTGGTGACGGTCGAGCGCGAGGGCGTGCTGGAGGCGAAGGTGGTGACGCTGCGCGGCAGTGATCCGGTGATCGAGGTGCCGATCCCGAAGGCGTCCGCAGCCGGCGCGGGCTCCTGGGCGCCGAACGTGTACGTCAGCGCGCTGGTGCTGCGTGGGCGGATCCGGCATGTGCCGTGGTATTCGTTCTTCGACTGGGGCTGGCGCGCGCCGACGCTGTGGTGGAACGCCTGGCGCCACGAAGCGCCGGAGTACCAGGCGCCGACCGCGATGGTCGATCTGGCCAAGCCGGCGTTCAAGCTGGGCGTGGCGGCGCTGCGGGTCGGGCTGGACGAGCACCGGCTGGAGGTCAAGGTCACGCCCGCGCAGCCGCAGTACGGCGTGCGCCAGACGGCGAAGGCGACGGTGCAGGTGCTGCGCGGCGGGCAGCCGCTGGCGGGCGGCGAGGTGGCGTTCGCGGCGGTGGATGAGGGGCTGCTGGCGCTGATGCCGAACACCTCGTGGGAGCTGCTGGAGGCGATGTTCCAGCCGCGTGCGTGGGGGGTGGAGACGTCCACCGCGCAGAACGAGATCATCGGCCGCCGCCACTACGGCCGCAAAGCCATCGCCCCCGGCGGCAGCGGCGGTCGCAACCCGACGCGGGAGCTGTTCGACACGCTGCTGCTGTGGCAACCGGCGGTGAAGCTCGACGCGCAGGGCCGGGCGACGATCGACGTGCCGCTGAACGATTCGCTGACCAGCTTCCGTCTCGTGGCGATCGCGGACAGCGGCGTGGACCAGTTCGGCACCGGCAGCGCGTCGATCCGCGTCAGCCAGGACTTGCAGATGCTCGCCGGCCTGCCGACGCTGGTGCGCGGCGGCGACCAGTTCGAGGCGCTCTACACGCTGCGCAACACGACGGCGCGGGCAATGAAGGTCCAGGCGACGCTCACCGGGCAGCCGGAGCAGCAGGTGTCGATCGCGGCCGGCGCGGCGACGGAAGTGCGCTGGAAGGTCACGGTGCCGCAGGACGTGACGACGCTGACCTGGGAGGGCGGCGCCGAGGAGGTGGGCGTCGCCGCGGGAGACCAGCCGGCGCGCGACCGCATCAAGGTCGTGCAGCTGGTGCAGCCGGCCGTCCCGGTGCGCGCGCAGCAGGCGACGATCCGCCAGCTCGACGGTACGGTGAGCTGGCCGGTGGCGCTGCCCGCGGACGCGCTGCCGGGGCTGGGCGGTGTGCAGGTGACGCTCAAGCCGACGCTGGCGGGCGCGCTGCCCGGCATCCGGCGCTTCTTCGAGCTGTACCCGTACCGCTGCCTGGAACAGCAGACCTCGCGCGCCATCGGCCTGCACGACACGGCGGCGTGGACCCGGCTGGTGGGCGAACTGCCGACCTACCTCGACCGCGACGGCCTCGCGCACTACTTCCCGCCGTCATCCGACAGCGCGGGCGGGGGCAGCGACGCGCTGACGGCCTATGTGCTGGCGGCGTCGCAGGCGGCCGGCTGGAAGATCCCGGACGCGCCGCGCGAGGCGATGCTGGCCGGGCTGACCGCGTTTGTCGAAGGCCGGTTGGAGCGCCGCCTGCCGTCGCCGCGGGCGGATGCACTGGAGCGCGACGTGCGCAAGCTCGCCGCGATCGAGGCGCTGTCACGGCACGGCCGGGCGTCGGCGCGGCTGCTCGGCTCGCTGGAGATCACGCCGCAACAGTGGCCGACCGGCGCGCTGATCGACTGGCTGGCGATCCTGCGCCGCGTCGACGGCATCCCGCAGCAGGCGCAGCGCGTGGACGAGGCGCGCAACCTGCTGCGCGCCCGGCTGGTCGCGGGTGGCACGACGATGAAGTTCGCCGATGAGGCGGGCGATGCGTGGTGGTGGCTGATGACGGGCGCGGACGCCAACGCGGCGCGGCTGCTGCTGACGGCGGTGGACGATGGTGCGGGCTGGCGCGAAGACCTGCCGCGGCTCGTCACCGGCCTGATGGCGCGTCTGGACGCCCAGCGCAGCGGCGCGTTCTCGACGACGACGGCCAACGCCTGGACCACGCTGGCGCTGGACCGCTTCTCGGCGGTGCACGAGTCGATGCCCGTCACGGGCCGCAGCCGCGCCGCGCTCGGAACGACCACGCGCGAACTCGACTGGGCGAAGCAGGCCGACGGCGGGGCGATGCGCCTGCCGTGGGCGGCGCCGTCCAGCACGCCGGCCACGCTGACGGTCACGCAGCAGGGCACCGGCAAGCCGTGGGTGGCGCTGCAGAGCCTGGCCGCCGTGCCGCTGAAGGCGCCGTTCAGCGCCGGCTACCGCATCGAGCGCAGCGTCACCGGGGTCGAGCAGAAGACGGCCGGCCGGTGGACCCGCGGCGACGTGCTGCGCGTGCAGCTGAAGGTGACGGCGATGGCCGACCTCGGCTGGGTGGTGATCAGCGACCCGGTGCCGCCGGGTGGGGCGCTGCTGGGCAACGGGCTGGGGCGGGATGCACAGATCGCGACCCGCGGCGAGCAGTCGAGCGGAGCCGCCTGGCGCGTGTACGAGGAGCGCCTGCCGGAGGCCTGGCGCGCCTACTACGCCTGGCTGCCGCGCGGCACGCACACGGTCGAGTACACGATGCGGCTGAACACCGCCGGCCGCTACCTGTTGCCGCCGAGCCGCGTCGAGGCGATGTATGCGCCAGAGAACTTCGGCGAGGCACCAGTTGGCGTGATGGATGTCTCGTTTTGA
- a CDS encoding universal stress protein gives MFKHLFVPVDGSELSLRAMESSIALASSLGATITGFVVESDIPLSAVSASPTTFVKQIEAHEARTDAHAHKVLQAFADRAKAAGVTFESEYRRSDQTDAVIAEVADIVKADLIVMVTHGRGVFGELLFGSHTKNVMSRTKVPLLVLH, from the coding sequence ATGTTCAAGCACCTCTTCGTTCCCGTCGATGGCTCCGAGCTGTCTCTGCGCGCCATGGAGTCCAGCATCGCGCTGGCCAGTTCGCTGGGCGCGACGATCACCGGTTTTGTCGTCGAATCCGACATTCCGCTGTCGGCCGTCAGTGCCAGCCCGACCACCTTCGTCAAGCAGATCGAGGCCCACGAGGCCCGCACCGATGCCCACGCCCACAAGGTGCTGCAGGCCTTTGCGGACCGTGCCAAGGCGGCCGGTGTCACGTTCGAGAGCGAATACCGCCGCAGTGACCAGACCGACGCCGTCATCGCCGAGGTGGCCGACATCGTCAAGGCCGACCTGATCGTCATGGTCACGCACGGCCGCGGCGTGTTTGGCGAGTTGCTGTTCGGCTCGCACACCAAGAACGTGATGTCGCGCACCAAGGTGCCGCTGCTGGTGCTGCACTGA